CGGGAGCTCCTTCTGCCAAAGGATAATATTCCCCGATATTGAATACTATGACATTCGAGAAACTGACTTCGCCGGCCTGATACATGCGTACCAATTCGGCATAAACGGCGTGAGTACCGACACCCGAACCCAAAGCGAGCACACAATGACGATGCTCTGCCTTGCATTTCTGTATCAATTCCGCTACGTCATGAGCTACATACACCGACCCTTCCTCAGAGCCTTCGAAGATTTTGGTGTAAACTTTCTCGTCTCGTGTAAGAGCCGCAAGTTCCAACTCACCATCAGGAGCATAATACCTTTTGGGTATCCGATCCAGTTTAATCTGAGAACTTAGATTTGTTTTCATCGCGATAGTTTTTTTAAGTTACAAACTTAATGATTCCTTTACACTTTTTCCACACAAAAAAGGTAAAAAATCACGGAATCACTTTCGATTTTTAGAAAAATACACAAAATTTTCACATACACATCTGTACTTCCCAAAAAATGATTACTTTTGGGGAAAGCTAAAATTATATACAAATCATGAGACTGATTATCGAACCAACCTATGATGCAGTTTCTCGTTGGGCCGCTAATTATGTGGTATCGTGCATCAATAAGTTCAAGCCGACAGAGGATAAACCTTTCGTACTGGGTCTTCCCACAGGGTCGTCGCCTCTGGGCATGTATAAACATTTGATAGAATTGAACCGTAAAGGTGTCGTTTCGTTCCGTAATGTCGTGACTTTCAACATGGACGAATATTGCAATCTGCCCGAAGACCACGAACAAAGTTACCATACGTTCATGTGGAGCAATTTCTTCTCCCACATCGATATTCGCCCGGAAAACGTGAATATACTCAACGGCAACGCTGCCGACCCCAAAGAAGAATGCGCCCGCTATGAAGCCAAAATAGCATCTTACGGGGGTATCGAACTGTTCCTCGGCGGTGTAGGTCCCGACGGCCATATCGCTTTTAACGAACCGGGGTCTTCGTTAACGTCACGCACCCGCGTAAAAACACTGACCCAAGACACAATTATCGCCAACTCCCGTTTCTTCGGAGGCGATACCCATCTTGTTCCCAAAACGGCTCTCACCGTAGGTGTCGGTACTATCATGTCGGCCCGGAATGTCCTTATCATCGTTAACGGGCACAACAAAGCCAAAGCCTTGCAACAAGGCGTAGAAGGCGGCATTTCCCAAATGTGGACGATCACGGCTCTGCAAATGCACCCCAAAAGCATCATTGTCTGCGACGACGCCGCAACGGCCGAATTGAAGGTGGGTACTTACAAGTATTTCCTCGACATCGAGAAAAACAACCTCGACCCTGACAGCTTATTATAGGACTTGTCTTAATCACATAATAAGAGAGGCTTCGCCGTGGCGAAGCCTCTCTTAATTTATACATAACATCATTCTATGGGGGACTTTCTGTTTTTCTTCCAAATCTCGAAATTTCGTTTCAGTCCGGCATACTTAGCTCTTTTGACAGCCGAATGGCGAAATATCCGATTGAAATCATCGGGTGTCATCGTTTCGAATCGGGAAGCATCGAGAGCAAGAAATTCTTCGCTGGGTGCAAATTCGTGATGCACAGAAGGTCGAGCCGATTTATTCCACGGGCAACATTGCTGACAGGTATCGCATCCATATACCCGATCGCCCATTCTATCGGCTACGAAAGGAGCTATATCCCCCTTGTTCTCGATGGTTTGACAAGAGATACACAGGCGGGCATCCACACTCCCCGGAGCGTACAACGCCCCGGTGGGACAACTGTCCATACAACGAGAACAATCGCCACATCGAGCAACGACCGGACTATCGGGAGGAAGATCCAAAGAAGTTATCAATTCTCCCAAGAAGAAGAAAGAGCCTTTACCGGGAATAATCAACTGGGCATTTTTCCCGATAAAGCCGAGACCTGCACGAACCGCCCAATAACGTTCCCGCACCGGAGCCGTATCGCAACAGACCCTCCCCGTATCCCCAGAATAGGACGAAACAAAAACGGCCAACTGCCTCAGCTTATCCCGCATCACATCGTGATAATCCCAACCATAGGCATAATAAGCGAACCGGGGACTTTCACCAGACTGAAAGCGAACCGGATAGTAGTTGAGTGCCACACAAATCATCGTGCGGGCTCCGGGATATAACAACGCCGGATTATCCCTCAACTCCACATAATTGTCCAAATAACCCATTTGCGCCTGTTTCCCGGAAGCGAGCCACTGCCGGTAGCTATCGCGCATATCGACATCGACCTCTTCCACCCTTGCGAAGCCACAGGCATCGAAACCGATACGCAAAGCTTCGTTTCGTATGATCTCACGCCATTCAGAGGGTTTTGAACAAGAAGCCATTCTCTCTAAGCCAATTTATCGTCCTCGGCAACGCATAGTGCAAGTTTCGCTCTGCCTTAATCGAATCGTGAAACACGATGATGGAACCGTTGCGGGCATAACGTTTCACATTGCCGAACACCTGCTCACCCGACAATTTATTACTATAATCGCGCGTCACGACGTCCCACATGATAATGCTGAAATCTTTCTTCAACAATTTGGCTTGTCCGGGTAACATGTGACCATGAGGGGGGCGAAACAACCGACTTTGAATAAGGTCGTGAGCATTCATGACATTCCGCACGTATTTTTCGGGAGACATCGACATTCCCTTCACGTGATTCATCGTATGATTCCCCACTTGATGCCCTCTGTCCCTGATCACCTGAAACAGATTGGGATTACGCGCGACATTGTCACCGACACAAAAAAACGTAGCTTTCACTTCGTAGTAATCGAGTACATCGAGAACCCACGGAGTAACTTGCGGAATGGGACCGTCATCGAAAGTGAGATATACGGTCTTTTTATCTCCCGGTATACGCCAAATCGTTTCGGGAAACAACATGCGATAAAAAAACGGGGGTTGCTCTATAAACATAACAAGTATATAACTGAAAAACGGGAGAGATCCGGAAAAGTATTTTTCCGACACCTCTCCCGAAAAGAATGTCTTTTATTTATTCTCGAATAGCAAATTTTTCTTCTATTCTTTTCTGTAATTCGGGAAGCTCATAAGATGTACTCATTTCATGTATCGCCTGAATGATATACAGATGTTTCTGATAATCGCTTCCTACGGAACGAAGCTGACCGGAAGTCAAGTCTTTATACCAATTCAGGTATCCGGCCGAATTGTCGAGTATCTCGGTCAACAAAGCCTCGCCTTTCGTTTTCTCTCCCAAATCGAGATAGGACTGCGCCAGCGAAATGGAGGTAAGGTCGTGAGTCACTTGCCAACCCGGAATCTTCTCCATAATCAAATCCAGTGCGGTCAATGCCTTATCGTTTTTCCCTTCGGCAATGAGTTGAACGACCAAATCGCCGAACATCATGCGATGCGTGTTGCACATGCGACGTACATTTTCGTCGAGATATAACGGGTGCTCGGGAGTTGCTTTATCGATTCCTCCCCAACGGAATTTATTGACCATATTGTCATACATCTTATCCGTATCGATGTTGTTGGAAACACCTTTCAAAGGAACGACCTGATAAGCCAGTCCGGTACGGGAGAAATAATCTTCCAAGCCCAGATAGTAACTACTACCCACCGTCACGGCAAAATAAACCGGACGTTTCCAACCTTGCATGGCATTGGTGTTGATAATGTCCAACGAAGCTATTTCACTCATCGTAAAACCTCGCTTATCGGCAAAATCGGGAACAATGCGAGAAACGATACTATCTTTCAACTCAGGCGCTACCGTACCCGAAGCGACGGCCGCATCGGCGTTTACCGGGATATAGAGCTTGTTCGTGGGTAAATGGTTCAACTTTCCGTATCCGGGAACATCTTTCGTCCAATCCTCATCGCTATACAAATAGTCCAATCCATCGCTTACCGTAATAGAATCGGCCAACCGATTGATTACATAATTATAGGAACGAACGTCATAGGCGTATTTCGACTCATCGGCCGAAATGGGCAGCGGCGCCGATTCGTAGGCCGGACGTTTCATCTGGTCGATATACCAGTCGGTCTGTAAATAAGACAAATTGCAAACCCTTACATCGGTGCGATACCCTTCCACCTCCTGCACGTACCACAAGGGGAAAGTATCGTTATCGCCATTGGTAAAGATGATACCGTTTTCATCGACACTCGACAGATAGTTCATACCGAAATCGCGACAAACATATCGTCCCGAACGGTCGTGGTCGTCCCACGTCTGGCTTACCATCTGCAAGGGCACACACAAACATAGCAGCGCAGCCACAGCAGCGGTAATCGTACTCACGGGTTTTTCGTCGGTCGTTTTCAACAGATAATTCAATCCTCTCCACACGGCCGCAACACCCAATCCTATCCAGATAGCGAATGCGTAGAACGAACCGGCGTAGGCATAATCCCGTTCACGAGGCTGATAGGGGGTTTGATTCAAATAAATCACAATCGCTATACCGGTCATGAAGAACAGGAAGAATGTCACCCAAAAACTTTCGATACCTTTCTTACCGGAAAATGCCTGATAGAACAACCCGATCAGACCCAACAAAAGGGGCAGCATATAAAAGACGTTACGCCCTGCATTATTCTTCAAATCGTCGGGCAGATTGGTCTGGTCTCCCGCAATATGCTTGTCGATAAAATTGAAGCCACTGATCCAATTTCCGTTTTGCACCTCTCCATGTCCCTGTATATCGTTTTGTCGTCCGGCGAAGTTCCACATGAAATAACGCCAATACATGTAGTTCAACTGATAATCGAGGAAGAAAGCGAGATTCTCGGCAAAAGTGGGTTTCATGACCGTTTTAGTTCCTTCGGAAGTTCTCACCTGTACCGGACGACCTTTAAAATTAGTCCACTCTTTATATGCCGATATATGTTCCGATTTATCGCTATACATACGCGGGAACAGCATGTTCAACTCGGGTTGATACTCGTAATGTTCGTTATATCCGGTGACTATATAACGGTCTGCCTCGTCCTCCGATGTTTTCAGTTTTTTCTTCCAAATGGCTTTGCCCTTTGTCGATATGGCAGTCCCGTTGGCATCACGAGCGATTTCGGCCGGGAAAGTCTGTCCATAGAACAAAGGCCTGTCGCCATACTGTTCGCGGTTGAGATAACCGCCCAAACTAAATATATCTTCGGGCGAATTTTGATCCATCGGGGTATTGGCCGTCGAACGAATCACAATCAGCGCATACGAAGAATAACCGATAAAAATAACGAACAACGACAACAATATCGTATTCATGGCGACTACCGCCAGCTTTTTACGAGTAAACAAATAATAAGCCAACGCAGCCGTAAGGACAATACCGATAATATACCCGTCGCCGATAAAAGGAATACCCACCAATACGATACTTATCAAAAACGAAATCTTGATGAGCTTATCGCTGCGTTGAGCATACGTCTCATAAATGGCCCAAGCGATAACCCCGACAATGAGGAAGAAATAAAAAACCACTCCGCTGTTGAACGGTAAATGGAAAACATTGACGAACAACAATTCGACCCAACTGGCAACCTCGACAAAACCCGGAACCAGACCGTAAAGCAGAAGCACGATCAACACGAACGATACCAACAGGGCAATTAAAGAACCCTTTAAATCGGTATTTTTATACTTACGGTAATAATAAACCAATACGATGGCCGGGATACACAAAAGATTCAACAGGTGAACCGCAATCGAAACTCCTATGATATAGGCTATCAAAATAATGTAACGGTTGGCATGCGGCAGGTCGGCCACGCTTTCCCATTTGAGGATAAGCCAAAACACCAATGCGGTACAGAACGACGAATAGGCATAAACTTCGCCTTCCACCGCCGAGAACCAAAATGTATCGGACCACGCATAGGCCAAAGCTCCTACCAACCCGCAACCGAGAATTGCAATCATCTGCCCGAGCGACATCGTCTCTTCTGTCTCTCCCTCACGCAAAACGATCTTCTGCGCCAAACGGGTGATCGTCCAGAACAACAACAGTATGGTGGCAGCGCTTAACAACCCCGACATAAGGTTTACCATATAGGCGACCTCGGAGGGAGAAGAAGCAAAATTGGCAAAGAATCGCGCCGTCAACATAAATATGGGATTACCCGGCGGGTGACCCACTTCCAACTTATAACCCGATGCTATAAACTCACCACAGTCCCAAAAACTGGCCGTGGATTCCAAAGTAAGGATATAGGTAACCGCTGCGATAACAAAGACTACCCACCCCAAAACATTGTTCAGTAATTTGTACCGTTTCATTTGTTATATTTATAATTTTTTCCTTTCATCTCGACCGAAAACATCGGGTCCTTGTAATCCGCAACAAAGACAACACACCCGACGGCAAAAACAAATCCATTTCGTCAATCATCGAAATCCGGTTCATTTTCACATTCCGGCCACAAAAATATTGCAAAGATAACAAAGATTGTCAAT
The sequence above is drawn from the Barnesiella intestinihominis YIT 11860 genome and encodes:
- the nagB gene encoding glucosamine-6-phosphate deaminase, translated to MRLIIEPTYDAVSRWAANYVVSCINKFKPTEDKPFVLGLPTGSSPLGMYKHLIELNRKGVVSFRNVVTFNMDEYCNLPEDHEQSYHTFMWSNFFSHIDIRPENVNILNGNAADPKEECARYEAKIASYGGIELFLGGVGPDGHIAFNEPGSSLTSRTRVKTLTQDTIIANSRFFGGDTHLVPKTALTVGVGTIMSARNVLIIVNGHNKAKALQQGVEGGISQMWTITALQMHPKSIIVCDDAATAELKVGTYKYFLDIEKNNLDPDSLL
- a CDS encoding protein O-mannosyl-transferase family, whose protein sequence is MKRYKLLNNVLGWVVFVIAAVTYILTLESTASFWDCGEFIASGYKLEVGHPPGNPIFMLTARFFANFASSPSEVAYMVNLMSGLLSAATILLLFWTITRLAQKIVLREGETEETMSLGQMIAILGCGLVGALAYAWSDTFWFSAVEGEVYAYSSFCTALVFWLILKWESVADLPHANRYIILIAYIIGVSIAVHLLNLLCIPAIVLVYYYRKYKNTDLKGSLIALLVSFVLIVLLLYGLVPGFVEVASWVELLFVNVFHLPFNSGVVFYFFLIVGVIAWAIYETYAQRSDKLIKISFLISIVLVGIPFIGDGYIIGIVLTAALAYYLFTRKKLAVVAMNTILLSLFVIFIGYSSYALIVIRSTANTPMDQNSPEDIFSLGGYLNREQYGDRPLFYGQTFPAEIARDANGTAISTKGKAIWKKKLKTSEDEADRYIVTGYNEHYEYQPELNMLFPRMYSDKSEHISAYKEWTNFKGRPVQVRTSEGTKTVMKPTFAENLAFFLDYQLNYMYWRYFMWNFAGRQNDIQGHGEVQNGNWISGFNFIDKHIAGDQTNLPDDLKNNAGRNVFYMLPLLLGLIGLFYQAFSGKKGIESFWVTFFLFFMTGIAIVIYLNQTPYQPRERDYAYAGSFYAFAIWIGLGVAAVWRGLNYLLKTTDEKPVSTITAAVAALLCLCVPLQMVSQTWDDHDRSGRYVCRDFGMNYLSSVDENGIIFTNGDNDTFPLWYVQEVEGYRTDVRVCNLSYLQTDWYIDQMKRPAYESAPLPISADESKYAYDVRSYNYVINRLADSITVSDGLDYLYSDEDWTKDVPGYGKLNHLPTNKLYIPVNADAAVASGTVAPELKDSIVSRIVPDFADKRGFTMSEIASLDIINTNAMQGWKRPVYFAVTVGSSYYLGLEDYFSRTGLAYQVVPLKGVSNNIDTDKMYDNMVNKFRWGGIDKATPEHPLYLDENVRRMCNTHRMMFGDLVVQLIAEGKNDKALTALDLIMEKIPGWQVTHDLTSISLAQSYLDLGEKTKGEALLTEILDNSAGYLNWYKDLTSGQLRSVGSDYQKHLYIIQAIHEMSTSYELPELQKRIEEKFAIRE
- the queG gene encoding tRNA epoxyqueuosine(34) reductase QueG, with translation MASCSKPSEWREIIRNEALRIGFDACGFARVEEVDVDMRDSYRQWLASGKQAQMGYLDNYVELRDNPALLYPGARTMICVALNYYPVRFQSGESPRFAYYAYGWDYHDVMRDKLRQLAVFVSSYSGDTGRVCCDTAPVRERYWAVRAGLGFIGKNAQLIIPGKGSFFFLGELITSLDLPPDSPVVARCGDCSRCMDSCPTGALYAPGSVDARLCISCQTIENKGDIAPFVADRMGDRVYGCDTCQQCCPWNKSARPSVHHEFAPSEEFLALDASRFETMTPDDFNRIFRHSAVKRAKYAGLKRNFEIWKKNRKSPIE
- a CDS encoding polysaccharide deacetylase family protein, producing the protein MFIEQPPFFYRMLFPETIWRIPGDKKTVYLTFDDGPIPQVTPWVLDVLDYYEVKATFFCVGDNVARNPNLFQVIRDRGHQVGNHTMNHVKGMSMSPEKYVRNVMNAHDLIQSRLFRPPHGHMLPGQAKLLKKDFSIIMWDVVTRDYSNKLSGEQVFGNVKRYARNGSIIVFHDSIKAERNLHYALPRTINWLRENGFLFKTL